Within the bacterium genome, the region CGAGCATTGCGGTGTGCCAGGTTTCTTACACCAACACTGGCGATGCGGAGGTTGTCATCGACGGCTGGACGAACAATCATTACACGGTTTCTGCGACGGAGGCAGGCGAGCCGCGTTTCTGGTCTTATCAAAGCGGATCTTATGAATCCCGTGCGGACTGGGTGTTGCCACTCAAAGCGGGTTTCTCACAAGAAAATTTCATGGGCATGAACGCCTCCGACTACGGCGGCGGCACGCCGGTGGTCGATGTTTGGAATCGCAAGGTCGGTATTGGCGTCGGCCATCTCGCCATGGTGCCGAAATTGGTTTCGTTGCCGGTGAACATGATGGACTCCACCACCGCGTCGTTGAGCGTCCAATTCAAAATGAAGATGACGCTCACGCCCGGCGAATCGCTTGTCACGCTGCCGACCTTTGTGGCCGTTCACCGCGGTGATTATTTTCAAACCCTGGTGGACTATCGCCGGCTGATGATCAAGAAGGGTATTGCGTTTCATGAGCCGCCGGCCTCGACCTATGAGCCGGAATGGTGCGCCTGGGGTTATGAGCGCAAGTTCACCATCGATCAAGTCGTGAACACGCTGCCGATGGCAAAGAAGCTCGGTTATCAGTGGGCGACGCTCGATGACGGCTGGCAAACCGCGGAGGGCGATTGGTATCTCGACCCAAAGAAATTCCCGCACGGCGATGCCGACATGATCGATTTTGTGAGACGCATCAATGCCCAAGGTTTGAAATCGAAACTGTGGTGGGCACCGTTGGCGGTCGATCCCGGCACGGATCTGATCAAGCAGCATCCCGAGTATCTGTTGCTGAACGAAAACGGCTCCCGGCAAGACATCAGTTGGTGGGATGCCTACTATTTGTGCCCCGCGTATCCGCCGGTGCAGGAGTACACCAAAAACCTCGTCAAGACCTTCATGCAGACCTGGGGATTCGAAGGTTTGAAGATCGATGGGCAACACTTGAACGGTGCCCCGCCGTGTTACAACCCGGCGCATCAGCACGCCGATCCCGAAGAGTCCGTCGAGAAAATGCCGGAGTTTTTCAAGGTGATCTATGAAACTGCAATAAGCATTCATCCCAATGCCGTCGTGCAGATTTGCCCGTGCGGCACGGCGTTTTCGTTTTTCACCATGCCTTATATGAATCAATCGGTATCTTCGGATCCCGAAAGCTCCTGGCAGATTCGCTTGAAGGGCAAGACCCTCAAGGCGTTGATGGGACCCAACGCGGCCTATTACGGCGATCATGTCGAGCTGAGCGATGGCCGCGATGACTTTGCCACCACGGTCGGCATCGGCGGCATCATCGGCACGAAGTTCACCTGGCCAGTCGGCGCCAAGCAGGATTCCAAAGTCGACCTGACGCCCGAGCATGAGCCGGTGTGGGCCAAATGGTCGGAAGCATATCACGCGAAAATGTTGCCCGCCGGCACTTATCTCGGCAGCTTGTACGATATCGGCTTTGACAAACCCGAGGCCCATGCGATTCAAAAAGAAGGCAAGATGTATTATGCCTTCTATGCGAACGAATGGAATGGCGAGGTGGAACTTCGCGGTCTCGAGGCACGCAGCTATCGCGTGCTTGATTATGTCAATCAAAAAGATTACGGCAGCGTGAGCGGACCGGCGGCAAAACTTGCGGTGCAATTTAGCCGGAATTTGTTGCTCGAAGCGGTTCCCGAA harbors:
- a CDS encoding alpha-galactosidase, translated to MKSTEIAWLAGMLILAVWVAACSTQKSATVDGKNIRIVFDGKLHSKVVAKLDGRAVEVGDFSPSEFVVIAGNEVKDFAFAGQRRENLDDAIGKGTKHLITGSNAALRKEVAVSLYDDFPSIAVCQVSYTNTGDAEVVIDGWTNNHYTVSATEAGEPRFWSYQSGSYESRADWVLPLKAGFSQENFMGMNASDYGGGTPVVDVWNRKVGIGVGHLAMVPKLVSLPVNMMDSTTASLSVQFKMKMTLTPGESLVTLPTFVAVHRGDYFQTLVDYRRLMIKKGIAFHEPPASTYEPEWCAWGYERKFTIDQVVNTLPMAKKLGYQWATLDDGWQTAEGDWYLDPKKFPHGDADMIDFVRRINAQGLKSKLWWAPLAVDPGTDLIKQHPEYLLLNENGSRQDISWWDAYYLCPAYPPVQEYTKNLVKTFMQTWGFEGLKIDGQHLNGAPPCYNPAHQHADPEESVEKMPEFFKVIYETAISIHPNAVVQICPCGTAFSFFTMPYMNQSVSSDPESSWQIRLKGKTLKALMGPNAAYYGDHVELSDGRDDFATTVGIGGIIGTKFTWPVGAKQDSKVDLTPEHEPVWAKWSEAYHAKMLPAGTYLGSLYDIGFDKPEAHAIQKEGKMYYAFYANEWNGEVELRGLEARSYRVLDYVNQKDYGSVSGPAAKLAVQFSRNLLLEAVPE